A portion of the Rhodococcus pseudokoreensis genome contains these proteins:
- the carA gene encoding glutamine-hydrolyzing carbamoyl-phosphate synthase small subunit, which produces MSGYDTDSAVLVLEDGRVFRGTTFGAVGQTLGEAVFSTGMTGYQETLTDPSYHRQIVVATAPQIGNTGWNDEDDESVGPTGSSAEAKIWVAGYVVRDPARRTSSWRATGSLQDELVKQGVVGIAGIDTRALVRHLRTRGSMRAGVFSGDALADTDVLLDRVKGQPSMLGADLAGEVSTTSGYVVEPTGGEARFTVAAIDLGIKTNTPRMFAERGIRVHVLPSDATLAQILDLKADGVFLSNGPGDPATADGAVHLTKEVIGQGLPLFGICFGNQILGRALGLGTYKMKFGHRGINIPVVEHETGRIAITAQNHGFALEGEAGQEFDTPFGKAVVSHTCANDGAVEGVRLLDGSAFSVQYHPEAAAGPHDAAYLFDRFTSLLEGVKN; this is translated from the coding sequence ATGAGCGGCTACGACACCGACTCTGCAGTACTGGTCCTCGAGGACGGACGGGTATTCCGGGGCACCACTTTCGGGGCCGTCGGCCAGACGCTCGGTGAGGCCGTCTTCAGCACCGGCATGACCGGGTACCAGGAGACGCTCACCGACCCCAGCTACCACCGCCAGATCGTCGTGGCCACCGCGCCGCAGATCGGCAACACCGGGTGGAACGACGAGGACGACGAATCCGTCGGCCCCACCGGCAGCAGCGCCGAGGCGAAGATCTGGGTCGCCGGGTACGTCGTCCGCGACCCCGCCCGCCGCACCTCCAGCTGGCGTGCCACCGGATCCCTGCAGGACGAACTCGTCAAGCAGGGCGTCGTCGGGATCGCCGGCATCGACACCCGGGCCCTGGTCCGCCACCTGCGTACCCGCGGTTCCATGCGCGCCGGCGTGTTCTCCGGCGACGCCCTCGCCGACACCGACGTGCTGCTCGACCGGGTGAAGGGCCAGCCGTCGATGCTCGGAGCGGACCTCGCCGGCGAGGTCAGCACCACCAGCGGCTACGTCGTCGAGCCGACCGGGGGAGAGGCACGCTTCACGGTCGCGGCCATCGACCTCGGCATCAAGACCAACACCCCGCGCATGTTCGCCGAGCGCGGCATCCGGGTGCACGTGCTCCCGTCCGACGCCACGCTCGCGCAGATCCTGGACCTGAAGGCCGACGGCGTCTTCCTCTCCAACGGTCCCGGCGACCCGGCGACCGCCGACGGCGCCGTGCACCTGACGAAGGAAGTCATCGGGCAGGGCCTGCCCCTGTTCGGCATCTGCTTCGGCAACCAGATCCTCGGGCGCGCACTCGGTCTCGGCACCTACAAGATGAAGTTCGGCCACCGGGGCATCAACATCCCGGTCGTCGAACACGAGACCGGACGCATCGCGATCACGGCGCAGAACCACGGGTTCGCGCTGGAGGGGGAGGCCGGACAGGAGTTCGACACCCCGTTCGGCAAGGCCGTCGTCAGTCACACCTGCGCCAACGACGGTGCCGTCGAGGGGGTCCGCCTACTCGACGGATCCGCCTTCTCGGTGCAGTACCACCCCGAGGCCGCGGCGGGCCCGCACGACGCCGCGTACCTGTTCGACCGCTTCACCAGCCTGCTCGAGGGAGTCAAGAACTAA
- the nusB gene encoding transcription antitermination factor NusB, which yields MSGTHKKLGARHKARKRAVDFLFEAEARDLDPVDLATERAELSGKDDSVAPVAPYTVTVVTGVAENLDRLDEVISSHLQDWTLERLPAVDRAILRIAVWELFHATDVPPVVAVDEAVELAKQLSTDESPGFVNGILGQVVLVAPQVRSAAAATSRRAETAGGESNDARS from the coding sequence GTGTCCGGTACGCATAAGAAACTCGGCGCGCGGCACAAGGCCCGCAAACGCGCCGTCGATTTCCTCTTCGAGGCGGAGGCGCGAGATCTCGATCCGGTCGATCTCGCAACCGAGCGCGCCGAATTGTCCGGCAAGGACGATTCGGTGGCGCCGGTCGCCCCGTACACCGTCACCGTGGTGACGGGTGTCGCGGAGAACCTGGACCGCCTCGACGAGGTGATCTCGTCCCACCTGCAGGACTGGACGCTCGAGCGGCTTCCCGCCGTCGACCGCGCCATCCTGCGCATCGCCGTGTGGGAGCTGTTCCACGCCACCGACGTGCCTCCGGTCGTGGCCGTGGACGAGGCGGTGGAGCTGGCCAAGCAGCTCTCCACCGACGAGTCGCCGGGTTTCGTCAACGGCATCCTCGGTCAGGTCGTGCTGGTGGCCCCGCAGGTGCGGTCGGCTGCGGCCGCAACGTCGCGCCGTGCCGAGACCGCCGGCGGCGAGTCGAACGACGCCCGCTCGTAA
- a CDS encoding transporter, with product MTVERILWVVGLVAFWALAIFLMYIGWRGRARRQADRVGQLPGVPAHLGAQTIAPATGLYVGSTLAPSWQDRIAVGDLGFRATGEISRYETGILLERDGASAIWIPQDAVRAVRTERGLAGKVMSKDGVLVIRWELPTGTEIDTGFRSDDKSVYPAWVGAGTPDGKTDSEDSANAASSGEVEQNGENA from the coding sequence ATGACGGTGGAGAGAATTCTGTGGGTTGTGGGCCTCGTCGCGTTCTGGGCGCTGGCCATCTTCCTCATGTACATCGGCTGGCGCGGCCGGGCCCGGCGGCAGGCCGACCGGGTCGGGCAGCTTCCCGGCGTGCCCGCGCACCTCGGCGCGCAGACGATCGCCCCGGCCACCGGACTGTACGTGGGCAGCACCCTCGCCCCCAGCTGGCAGGACCGGATCGCGGTCGGCGACCTCGGCTTCCGGGCAACGGGTGAGATCTCCCGCTACGAAACCGGGATCCTGCTCGAACGCGACGGGGCGTCGGCGATCTGGATCCCGCAGGACGCGGTCCGCGCGGTGCGCACCGAACGCGGCCTGGCGGGCAAGGTCATGAGCAAGGACGGCGTCCTGGTGATCCGGTGGGAGTTGCCGACCGGCACCGAGATCGACACCGGTTTCCGCAGCGACGACAAGTCCGTGTACCCGGCCTGGGTGGGCGCAGGGACACCGGACGGCAAGACAGACAGTGAAGATTCAGCGAATGCGGCGAGCTCTGGTGAGGTCGAGCAGAACGGAGAGAACGCATGA
- a CDS encoding dihydroorotase, whose amino-acid sequence MSDSAVTGETVLIKNVLLYGEGEPTDVLLGDGVIAAIGADAGKDAAPDAEVIDAAGQILLPGFVDLHTHLREPGREDTETIDSGSAAAALGGYTAVFAMANTSPVADSVVVTDHVWRRGQEVGLVDVHPVGAVTVGLEGKQLAEMATMASGTGRVRMFSDDGHCVYDPLIMRRALEYSSSLGVLIAQHAEEPRLTVGAIAHEGPTAARLGLAGWPRAAEESIVARDALLARDAGARVHICHASTAGTVELMKWARGQGISITAEVTPHHLLLDDSRLETYDAVNKVNPPLREASDVAALRAGLAEGTIDCVATDHAPHAEQDKCCEFAAARPGMLGLETALSIVVQTMVRTGLLDWRGVARVMSERPAEIVGLDDQGRPLEVGEPANLVLIDPDAEWTVHGPDLASVAHNTPYESMTLPARVTTTILRGRITASDGQARVRVRNGRG is encoded by the coding sequence ATGAGTGACAGTGCAGTGACAGGAGAGACAGTGCTCATCAAGAACGTGTTGCTGTACGGCGAGGGCGAGCCCACCGACGTTCTGCTCGGTGACGGAGTCATCGCCGCGATCGGTGCGGACGCGGGCAAGGACGCCGCGCCCGACGCCGAGGTGATCGACGCGGCGGGGCAGATCCTGCTCCCCGGATTCGTCGACCTGCACACCCACCTGCGGGAACCCGGCCGCGAGGACACCGAGACCATCGATTCCGGTTCCGCCGCCGCCGCGCTCGGCGGGTACACCGCGGTGTTCGCGATGGCCAACACCAGCCCGGTCGCCGACTCGGTGGTCGTCACCGACCACGTGTGGCGCCGCGGCCAGGAGGTCGGGCTCGTCGACGTGCACCCCGTCGGCGCCGTCACCGTCGGGCTCGAGGGCAAGCAGCTCGCCGAGATGGCCACGATGGCGTCGGGGACCGGCAGGGTGCGGATGTTCTCGGACGACGGCCACTGCGTCTACGACCCGCTGATCATGCGCCGGGCCCTCGAGTACTCGAGTTCGCTCGGGGTGCTCATCGCGCAGCACGCGGAGGAGCCGCGACTGACCGTCGGCGCGATCGCGCACGAGGGACCCACCGCCGCCCGGCTCGGGCTGGCGGGCTGGCCCCGCGCCGCCGAGGAGTCGATCGTCGCCCGCGACGCACTGCTCGCCCGCGACGCCGGGGCGCGGGTGCACATCTGCCACGCCTCCACCGCGGGCACCGTCGAACTGATGAAGTGGGCACGCGGGCAAGGTATTTCGATCACCGCCGAGGTCACCCCGCACCACCTGCTGCTCGACGACTCCCGGCTCGAGACGTACGACGCCGTCAACAAGGTGAACCCGCCCCTGCGGGAGGCGAGCGACGTCGCCGCGCTCCGGGCCGGACTGGCCGAGGGGACCATCGACTGTGTCGCGACCGACCACGCGCCGCACGCCGAGCAGGACAAGTGCTGCGAGTTCGCGGCCGCCCGCCCCGGAATGCTGGGGCTCGAGACCGCGCTGTCGATCGTCGTGCAGACGATGGTCCGCACGGGGCTGCTCGACTGGCGCGGCGTGGCCCGGGTGATGAGTGAGCGCCCGGCCGAGATCGTCGGACTCGACGACCAGGGTCGCCCGCTCGAGGTCGGCGAGCCCGCCAACCTCGTGCTGATCGACCCGGACGCCGAATGGACCGTCCACGGCCCCGATCTCGCCAGCGTCGCCCACAACACGCCGTACGAGTCGATGACCCTCCCGGCGCGGGTGACGACGACGATCCTGCGCGGCCGGATCACCGCGAGCGACGGCCAGGCCCGCGTCCGGGTGCGAAACGGCAGGGGATGA
- a CDS encoding aminopeptidase P family protein — protein sequence MPADHGSRRAALRAALAARDLDALLVTNLVNIRYLTGFTGSNAALLVHASDAVGAEERTVICTDGRYLTQVGEQVPDLRAEIARASAAHLIETVGRRSPSSLAFESHVVTVDEFAAWSVLAPDARLEPVPGLVEELRMVKDDFEVGLLRAACTAADSALAELIERGGLRPGRTEKEVGRELEALMLAHGADGISFETIVAAGAHSAIPHHRPTEAVLGSGDFVKLDFGAEVGGYHSDMTRTYVLEQAADWQRDVYALVARSQEAGRDALRPGAEVSAVDAAARRVIEDAGYGELFLHGLGHGVGLEIHEAPGIGKLGTGTLLDGAAVTVEPGVYFSGRGGVRIEDTLVVREQGPELLTLTTKDLTVV from the coding sequence ATGCCTGCTGATCATGGTTCGCGGCGCGCGGCGCTGCGCGCGGCCCTCGCCGCCCGGGATCTCGACGCACTTCTGGTGACGAATCTGGTGAACATCCGGTATCTCACCGGGTTCACCGGCTCCAATGCCGCGCTGCTCGTGCACGCGTCCGACGCCGTGGGCGCCGAGGAGCGCACTGTCATCTGCACCGACGGCCGCTACCTCACACAGGTCGGAGAACAGGTTCCCGATCTGCGCGCCGAGATCGCCCGCGCCAGCGCCGCGCACCTGATCGAAACGGTGGGGCGGCGGAGTCCGTCGTCGCTGGCGTTCGAGAGTCACGTCGTCACGGTGGACGAGTTCGCGGCATGGTCGGTGCTCGCGCCGGACGCGCGGCTGGAACCCGTTCCGGGTCTCGTCGAGGAACTGCGGATGGTGAAAGACGACTTCGAGGTCGGGCTGCTGCGCGCGGCGTGCACGGCCGCCGACTCCGCGCTCGCCGAGCTGATCGAGCGTGGTGGCCTCCGCCCCGGACGCACCGAGAAGGAGGTGGGCCGGGAACTGGAGGCGCTGATGCTCGCGCACGGCGCCGACGGGATCTCGTTCGAGACCATCGTCGCGGCGGGCGCCCACTCGGCGATCCCGCACCACCGGCCGACCGAGGCGGTGCTCGGCAGCGGCGACTTCGTGAAGCTGGACTTCGGCGCGGAGGTCGGCGGTTACCACTCGGACATGACCAGAACGTATGTCCTCGAGCAGGCCGCGGACTGGCAACGGGACGTATATGCGCTGGTCGCGCGGTCGCAGGAGGCCGGGCGGGACGCGCTGCGCCCGGGAGCCGAGGTGTCCGCGGTGGACGCCGCCGCCCGCCGGGTCATCGAGGACGCCGGCTACGGAGAGCTGTTCCTGCACGGCCTCGGACACGGCGTCGGCCTGGAGATCCACGAAGCTCCGGGAATCGGCAAGCTGGGCACCGGTACACTTCTGGACGGTGCGGCGGTGACCGTCGAGCCGGGCGTGTACTTCTCCGGGCGCGGAGGCGTGCGGATCGAGGACACGCTCGTGGTTCGTGAGCAGGGACCGGAACTGCTCACACTCACCACCAAAGACCTGACTGTCGTGTAG
- the carB gene encoding carbamoyl-phosphate synthase large subunit: MPRRTDLSHILVIGSGPIVIGQACEFDYSGTQACRVLREEGLRVSLVNSNPATIMTDPEFADATYVEPITAEFVEKVIALEAEKGHPIDAVLATLGGQTALNTAVALHEQGILEKYDVELIGADFDAIQRGEDRQKFKDIVAKVGGESARSRVCYTMDEVRDTVAELGFPVVVRPSFTMGGLGSGMAYNDEDLTRIAGGGLAASPTANVLIEESILGWKEYELELMRDGRDNVVIVCSIENVDPVGVHTGDSITVAPAMTLTDREYQAMRDLSIDILREVGVDTGGCNIQFAMDPADGRLVVIEMNPRVSRSSALASKATGFPIAKIAAKLAIGYTLDEIVNDITKETPACFEPTLDYVVVKAPRFAFEKFPGADDTLTTTMKSVGEAMSIGRNFTEAFGKVLRSLETKRAGYWTGPDVEAADLDSLLAELSIPRDGRVYGVEKAFALGATVEQLFDATKIDPWFLDQILQIHELGDTLREAPEVTERVLRRAKHHGLSDRQIAALRPEIGGEDAVRALREQWDVHPVYKTVDTCAAEFEAKTPYHYSTYELDPAAESEVAPQTERPKVLILGSGPNRIGQGIEFDYSCVHAALTLSEAGYETVMVNCNPETVSTDYDTADRLYFEPLTFEDVLEVYRAESISGTVAGVIVQLGGQTPLGLAKRLKAAGVPIVGTSPEAIDLAEDRGEFGKVLVDAGLPAPKFGTATTFAGARDIAAGIGYPVLVRPSYVLGGRGMEIVYDEASLESYISRATEISDDRPVLVDRFLEDAIEIDVDALCDGTEVYLGGVMEHIEEAGIHSGDSACALPPITLGRADLENVRRSTEALAKGIGVKGLLNVQYALKDDILYVLEANPRASRTVPFVSKATAVQLAKACARVMLGESIADLRTSGVLPATGDGGWTPADAPVAVKEAVLPFNRFRRADGTGVDTLLSPEMKSTGEVMGIDADFGTAFAKSQTAAYGSLPTSGSVFVSVANKDKRSLIFPVKRLADLGFRILATEGTAAVLRRNGITCQEVHKHSGEKLEAGERTIVETIRDGEVDMVINTPYGNSGPRVDGYEIRSAAVAMNIPCVTTVQGASAAVQGIEAAIRGDIGVQSLQALHARLRSPAVVVAPATGSVSS, translated from the coding sequence ATGCCACGCCGTACCGATCTCTCCCACATCCTGGTGATCGGCTCCGGGCCGATCGTCATCGGCCAGGCCTGTGAGTTCGACTACTCCGGAACCCAGGCCTGCCGGGTGCTGCGCGAGGAGGGCCTGCGGGTCAGCCTCGTCAACTCCAACCCGGCCACGATCATGACCGACCCCGAATTCGCGGACGCCACGTACGTGGAGCCGATCACCGCCGAGTTCGTCGAGAAGGTCATCGCCCTCGAGGCCGAGAAGGGGCACCCGATCGACGCCGTCCTCGCGACGCTCGGCGGCCAGACCGCCCTCAACACCGCGGTGGCGCTGCACGAGCAGGGCATCCTCGAGAAGTACGACGTCGAGCTGATCGGCGCCGACTTCGACGCCATCCAGCGCGGTGAGGACCGGCAGAAGTTCAAGGACATCGTCGCCAAGGTCGGCGGCGAGTCGGCGCGCTCCCGCGTCTGCTACACGATGGACGAGGTCCGCGACACGGTCGCCGAACTGGGCTTCCCGGTGGTCGTGCGGCCGTCGTTCACGATGGGCGGACTCGGCTCCGGCATGGCCTACAACGACGAGGACCTCACGCGGATCGCCGGCGGCGGCCTCGCGGCGTCCCCCACCGCCAACGTGCTGATCGAGGAGTCGATCCTCGGGTGGAAGGAATACGAGCTCGAGCTGATGCGCGACGGCCGCGACAACGTCGTGATCGTGTGCTCGATCGAGAACGTCGACCCGGTCGGTGTGCACACCGGCGACTCGATCACCGTCGCCCCCGCCATGACCCTCACCGACCGTGAGTACCAGGCGATGCGCGACCTCTCCATCGACATCCTCCGCGAGGTCGGCGTCGACACCGGTGGCTGCAACATCCAGTTCGCGATGGACCCTGCCGACGGGCGCCTCGTCGTCATCGAGATGAACCCGCGCGTGTCCCGGTCCAGCGCGCTCGCGTCGAAGGCGACCGGATTCCCGATCGCGAAGATCGCCGCGAAGCTCGCCATCGGCTACACCCTGGACGAGATCGTCAACGACATCACCAAGGAAACGCCGGCGTGCTTCGAGCCGACCCTCGACTACGTCGTGGTCAAGGCGCCTCGCTTCGCGTTCGAGAAGTTCCCCGGCGCCGACGACACCCTCACCACCACGATGAAGTCGGTCGGTGAGGCCATGTCGATCGGCCGCAACTTCACCGAGGCGTTCGGCAAGGTGCTGCGCTCGCTCGAGACCAAGCGGGCCGGGTACTGGACCGGTCCCGACGTGGAGGCCGCCGACCTCGACAGCCTCCTCGCGGAACTAAGCATCCCCCGCGACGGACGCGTGTACGGCGTCGAGAAGGCGTTCGCGCTCGGCGCCACCGTCGAGCAGCTGTTCGACGCCACGAAGATCGACCCGTGGTTCCTGGACCAGATCCTGCAGATCCACGAGCTCGGCGACACGCTGCGCGAGGCCCCCGAGGTGACCGAGCGGGTCCTGCGGCGCGCCAAGCACCACGGCCTGTCGGATCGGCAGATCGCGGCCCTGCGCCCCGAGATCGGTGGCGAGGACGCGGTCCGCGCGCTGCGCGAGCAGTGGGACGTCCACCCCGTCTACAAGACGGTCGACACCTGCGCCGCCGAGTTCGAGGCGAAGACGCCGTACCACTACTCCACGTACGAACTGGACCCGGCGGCCGAGTCCGAGGTGGCCCCGCAGACCGAGCGTCCGAAGGTCCTGATCCTCGGTTCCGGACCGAACCGCATCGGTCAGGGCATCGAGTTCGACTACTCCTGCGTGCACGCCGCCCTGACGCTGTCGGAGGCCGGCTACGAGACCGTGATGGTCAACTGCAACCCGGAGACCGTCTCCACCGACTACGACACGGCCGACCGGCTGTACTTCGAACCGTTGACGTTCGAGGACGTGCTCGAGGTGTACCGGGCGGAGTCGATCTCGGGCACCGTCGCCGGTGTGATCGTGCAACTCGGCGGTCAGACCCCGCTGGGTCTGGCGAAGCGGCTGAAGGCGGCGGGAGTGCCGATCGTCGGCACCAGCCCCGAGGCGATCGACCTCGCGGAGGATCGCGGCGAGTTCGGGAAGGTGCTGGTCGACGCCGGTCTGCCCGCTCCCAAGTTCGGCACCGCCACCACGTTCGCCGGGGCCCGCGACATCGCGGCCGGCATCGGATACCCGGTGCTGGTCCGGCCGTCGTACGTCCTCGGTGGCCGCGGCATGGAGATCGTGTACGACGAGGCGTCCCTGGAGAGCTACATCTCCCGCGCCACCGAGATCTCCGACGACCGGCCGGTGCTCGTCGACCGGTTCCTGGAAGACGCCATCGAGATCGACGTCGACGCCCTGTGCGACGGCACCGAGGTGTACCTCGGCGGCGTGATGGAGCACATCGAGGAGGCCGGTATCCACTCCGGCGACTCGGCCTGTGCGCTGCCGCCGATCACCCTCGGCCGCGCCGACCTCGAAAACGTCCGCCGCTCCACGGAGGCGCTCGCCAAGGGCATCGGCGTGAAGGGCCTGCTCAACGTCCAGTACGCCCTCAAGGACGACATCCTGTACGTCCTCGAGGCCAACCCCCGCGCCAGCCGCACCGTGCCGTTCGTGTCCAAGGCGACGGCCGTGCAGCTCGCCAAGGCGTGCGCCCGCGTCATGCTCGGCGAGTCCATCGCCGATCTGCGCACGAGCGGCGTGCTCCCGGCCACCGGCGACGGCGGCTGGACCCCGGCGGACGCGCCCGTCGCCGTCAAGGAGGCGGTGCTGCCGTTCAACCGGTTCCGCCGCGCCGACGGCACCGGGGTCGACACCCTGCTGAGCCCGGAGATGAAGTCGACCGGCGAGGTCATGGGCATCGACGCCGACTTCGGCACCGCGTTCGCGAAGAGCCAGACGGCCGCGTACGGTTCGCTGCCCACCTCGGGCTCGGTGTTCGTGTCGGTCGCCAACAAGGACAAGCGGTCGCTGATCTTCCCGGTCAAGCGGCTCGCCGACCTGGGCTTCCGGATCCTGGCCACCGAGGGAACCGCGGCGGTCCTCCGCCGCAACGGGATCACCTGCCAGGAGGTGCACAAGCACTCCGGCGAGAAGCTGGAGGCGGGGGAGCGCACCATCGTCGAGACGATCCGCGACGGCGAGGTCGACATGGTCATCAACACCCCGTACGGCAACTCCGGACCGCGTGTCGACGGCTACGAGATCCGCAGTGCAGCCGTCGCCATGAACATCCCGTGCGTCACCACAGTGCAGGGCGCGTCCGCCGCGGTGCAGGGCATCGAGGCCGCGATCCGCGGCGACATCGGCGTCCAGTCGCTCCAGGCACTGCACGCGCGGCTGCGGTCGCCGGCCGTGGTCGTCGCCCCCGCGACCGGATCCGTCTCGTCGTGA
- the pyrR gene encoding bifunctional pyr operon transcriptional regulator/uracil phosphoribosyltransferase PyrR: MRVPEGSRPAGEPADSTPEESPSVEPARELLSAADVGRTIARIAHQIIEKTAIDAADGEAPRVVLIGIPTRGTTLAARLAGKIEEFSGVRPPVGSLDITLYRDDLRTKPHRPLERTSVPEGGVDNTLVVLVDDVLFSGRTVRSALDALRDLGRPRAVQLAVLVDRGHRELPLRADYVGKNVPTARTEDVKVLLSEHDGRDAVMISGGKS, translated from the coding sequence ATGCGCGTGCCCGAAGGGTCTCGCCCCGCCGGGGAACCGGCGGATTCAACACCAGAAGAGTCCCCGTCCGTCGAACCCGCACGTGAGCTGCTGTCCGCGGCCGATGTGGGACGGACCATTGCGCGAATCGCGCACCAGATCATCGAGAAGACCGCGATCGACGCCGCCGACGGTGAAGCGCCGCGCGTCGTTCTGATCGGCATCCCGACCCGCGGCACGACGCTCGCCGCGCGGCTCGCCGGGAAGATCGAAGAATTCTCCGGGGTGCGCCCACCGGTCGGCTCCCTCGACATCACCCTGTACCGCGACGATCTGCGCACCAAACCGCACCGCCCCCTCGAACGCACCTCGGTTCCCGAGGGTGGCGTCGACAACACCCTGGTCGTCCTCGTCGACGACGTGCTGTTCTCCGGCCGCACCGTCCGCTCGGCGCTCGACGCCCTCCGCGACCTCGGGCGGCCCCGCGCCGTCCAGCTGGCAGTCCTCGTCGACCGCGGGCACCGCGAACTGCCGCTGCGCGCCGACTACGTGGGCAAGAACGTGCCCACCGCCCGCACCGAGGACGTCAAGGTGCTCCTGAGCGAACACGACGGCCGCGACGCGGTCATGATCTCCGGGGGGAAGAGCTAA
- the efp gene encoding elongation factor P: MASTSDFKNGLVLQIEGQLWTITEFQHVKPGKGPAFVRTKLKNVLSGKVVDKTFNAGVKVDTATVDRRDMTYLYHDGTDYIFMDGDTYDQISISEATVGDGARFMLENMAVQVATHEDVPLFVELPVTVELVVQHTDPGLQGDRSTGGTKPATLETGAEINVPLFINTGDKLKVDSRDGNYLGRVNS, encoded by the coding sequence GTGGCTTCCACCAGTGATTTCAAGAACGGCCTGGTCCTGCAGATCGAAGGCCAGCTGTGGACGATTACCGAGTTCCAGCACGTGAAGCCCGGCAAGGGTCCCGCGTTCGTGCGCACCAAGTTGAAGAACGTGCTCTCGGGCAAGGTCGTCGACAAGACGTTCAACGCCGGCGTCAAGGTGGACACGGCCACGGTCGACCGCCGTGACATGACGTACCTGTACCACGACGGCACCGACTACATCTTCATGGACGGCGACACCTACGACCAGATCTCGATCAGCGAGGCCACCGTCGGCGACGGCGCCCGCTTCATGCTCGAGAACATGGCCGTGCAGGTCGCGACGCACGAGGACGTTCCGCTGTTCGTGGAACTGCCCGTCACCGTCGAACTGGTGGTCCAGCACACCGATCCCGGCCTGCAGGGCGACCGCTCCACCGGCGGCACCAAGCCCGCCACCCTCGAGACCGGCGCCGAGATCAACGTTCCGCTGTTCATCAACACCGGTGACAAGCTGAAGGTCGACTCCCGCGACGGCAACTACCTCGGGCGTGTGAATTCCTGA
- a CDS encoding aspartate carbamoyltransferase catalytic subunit produces the protein MKHLLSIADLTRESAVELLDEAERFEQALLGREVRKLPTLRGRTVMTVFFENSTRTRVSFEVAGKWMSADVINVSASSSSVSKGESLRDTAMTLRAAGADALIVRHPASGAAHQIASWTGRQDDGGPAVINAGDGTHEHPTQALLDALTLRQRLGDIEGKRIAIVGDILHSRVARSNALLLSMLGAEVVLVAPPTLLPVGVTSWPVSVAHSLDAELPGLDAVLMLRVQAERMNGGFFPSQREYSINYGLSEKRLALLPEHAVVLHPGPMLRGMEIASAVADSSRTAVLQQVTNGVHMRMAVLFRLLVGAEEVAG, from the coding sequence GTGAAGCACCTGTTGTCGATCGCGGACCTGACACGGGAATCGGCCGTCGAACTTCTCGACGAGGCCGAACGCTTCGAACAGGCCCTCCTCGGACGTGAGGTGCGCAAGCTCCCGACGCTGCGCGGCCGGACCGTCATGACCGTGTTCTTCGAGAACTCGACCCGCACCCGGGTGTCGTTCGAGGTCGCCGGGAAGTGGATGAGCGCGGACGTCATCAACGTCAGCGCGTCCAGTTCGTCGGTGTCGAAGGGCGAATCCCTCCGGGACACCGCGATGACGTTGCGCGCCGCCGGCGCCGACGCCCTGATCGTGCGGCACCCTGCGTCGGGTGCGGCCCACCAGATCGCGAGCTGGACCGGACGTCAGGACGACGGTGGACCCGCGGTGATCAACGCCGGCGACGGCACGCACGAACACCCCACCCAGGCGCTGCTCGACGCGCTCACGCTGCGTCAGCGTCTCGGTGACATCGAGGGCAAGCGCATCGCCATCGTCGGCGACATCCTGCACAGCCGGGTCGCGCGGTCGAATGCGCTGCTGCTGTCGATGCTCGGCGCCGAGGTCGTCCTCGTCGCGCCGCCCACGCTGCTCCCGGTCGGTGTGACGTCGTGGCCGGTATCGGTGGCGCATTCCCTCGACGCGGAGCTGCCCGGTCTCGACGCAGTCCTCATGCTGCGGGTGCAGGCGGAACGGATGAACGGCGGGTTCTTCCCGTCCCAGCGGGAGTACTCGATCAATTACGGCCTGTCGGAGAAGCGGCTGGCGCTGCTTCCCGAGCACGCGGTGGTGCTGCACCCCGGTCCGATGCTGCGCGGCATGGAAATCGCTTCGGCGGTGGCCGATTCGTCGAGAACCGCTGTGCTGCAGCAGGTGACCAACGGTGTGCACATGCGGATGGCGGTGCTGTTCCGGCTGCTGGTCGGGGCGGAGGAAGTTGCGGGATGA